The sequence below is a genomic window from Flavobacterium sediminilitoris.
ATTTGTCTCCTATGATTGATGGTATTCCGGTATATGACTTAGAAGCAGGAATTGTAGATTGGGCAAATATTTCTTCAATGAATGATGTTGCGACATCAATCCAGTTACAAAGAGGATTAGGAGCTTCAAAATTAGTAAATTCATCTGTAGCAGGTACAATGAACATGATTTTAAGAAATGCAAATCATGATAAAGGAGGTTTTTTGTATAATTCTGTAGGGAACAATGGATATAGAAAATTTGCAGGATCTTATGCAACAGGTCAACTTAAAAACGGGTTTTCTGCAAACTTTTTATTAAGTGCAACTTCAGGAGATGGATATGTTAAATCAACAAATTTTGAAGCATATTCATATTATATGGCATTAGGTTATAACAAAGGGAAAAGTGACTTTCAATTTAAAATATTTGGTTCGCCACAATGGCATAATCAAAGAGTTTCTGATATCGCTTTGTCAAATTATGTGTTTCAAGGTAATGGTACAAATGAAGCAGATACTAAATACAATCGTGATTGGGGATATTTGAATGGTAAAGAATATAATACTAAGGTAAATTTCGGACATAAACCATTAGGAATTTTCCAATGGGATTTAAATGTAAGTGATAAAACACAAATATCAACAAAATTGTATGGTTCAAAAGGAACTAGTGGTCATACAAATTTTTCAGGAGGAATTTTAGGAGCTTCTGGACTTGATATTTTAGATAATAATAGTCAAATTGATTTGAATTTTATTAATCAATATAATTCAGGGAATCCAGCTGTGTTTGGAGGAACTACATTTATGAGAGATCCTAATTATAACGGTCAGTATGTTAATTCTCCTTTTAATGGAGTATTTACTGATAACAATGGAAATCCAGTGGCTTCAAATGATTCTGGTTTAACATTATTATCAGAAATTACAAATCAAACTTTCTATGGTGGAATTTTAAATTTAAAAACTGAATTGGCGAAGAATTTATCACTTAATTTAGGTATAGATTCTAGAAAAACCATATATAATAAAACTAGAATTGTTAATGATTTATTTGGAGCATCTGCATATTCTATCGATTTTTATGATGCTTTAAATGCAAGCACGCCAGGTCTTTGGTATTCATTAAATACATCAAATACAGCTTTGCCTGAACCTATTTTAGATTTTACTAAAAAGAATTTAGGAGCAACACCAGTAGATTATAATTACGATGCTAAAATTGCTTATTTGGGATCTTATGCACAAATTGAATATGATATATGGAAGTTGAATTTATTAGCACAAGGAGGGTTTAATAGACAATTTATTGAAAGAGTAGATTATTCGTTAATTGATGATTCTAAAAATGCAACAGGAGAATTAGCTATTGATGGGTATAATGCAAAGTTTGGTGTTAATTATAACATAACGCGTAAACACAATATATGGGCGAATGCAGGATTTGTGTCAAGACCTCCAGTTTTCGTTACAGTTTATAGTGGTTTAAATAATGATGTGAATCCAAATTATAAAAACGAAAAGTTTAAATCTTTTGAAGTTGGGTATGGATTCAGATCAAGACATCTTAATTTAAATTTAAGTGCATATTCATCAACACATGATAATGCAGAAACACCATATTATACACCTGAAGCAGGTAATTTTGGAACAACATCGGGAATAAATAGAATAAACAAAGGAATTGAGTTAGATATTACTGCTGCTCCAATTAGAAAAGTAATTTTAAATGGAACATTATCACTTGGCGATTGGACATATAGTTCAAATGCAATTTTCCAAAATTTAGCACCTACAGCAAATGGAGATTTGTCAGAACCTTCAATATTATATATTGAAGATCATAAAATAGGAGGAGCACCTCAATTAATGGCTTCAATAGGAGCAAATTATGAAGTGTTTTCTAACTTTATATTTGGTTCAAACCTTAAATATTCTGATAAAATGTATGCTTCTCCTTCTTTAGAGAGATATGATCCTGCTTTTTATGGCGAAGCATTTGCATTTGAGAGTCCTGTGAGGTTACCAGATTTTACAGTTGTAGATGCTTTTGTGTCATATAGATTTAAAATAAATGTGGTAAATGCTATTGATTTACGTTTGAATATTAATAATTTTTTCAATAGAAAATATATTTCAGAATCAAATTCTAGTTATCAATTAGATAGTATAGATCCTTCAACCTACAATGAAAATAGCACAAGTAATCCATCTTTTAGAGATAATGGGAATATTTATAGAGGAATTGCTGGAGGAAACAATGCGTTTTTCGGTTTAGGGAGAACATGGAATTTTACCGCAAGATATGAGTTTTAATCATTTAGAATTATAGTTTAGAAAAGGGGTTGCGTTTGCAACCCCTTTTTTTTATATTTACGCAATATTTCAAAAAAATGAATAAGAAGCCTAATAAATGGTTGTCATTAATAACAATCCCATTTCAAATGGGATTTACTATTTTTATTGCGCACTATTTAGGGACTTATTTAGATGAAAAATATCAAAAAACATATTATCAAGAAGTTTGCACCTTAATCGGTGTCATTTTAGCAATATACTATGTTGTTAAGCAGGTGATTTTTTTAAATAAGAATGATAAATGAAAATAAAGAACAATATCTATGTGTATTATTGTGTAATTGTAACAATAATTCTAATTATAAACCTTTTAATTATAAAAGTCTTTCAATTAGAAGAAGTGTTAAGTGATGCAAATGTGAATATATATAAAATGAGTCTTTTTTTTGTAGCTAGTAGTTTTTTATTGCTTGCTACACATGACTATATTAATAATAAGAAAAAAGAAATTTTAGGTTTTGCATTTTTAGTAACACTTACTATTAAATTAATCATTTGCTATATTTTTATTTCATTGATTAAACAATCAGATATTTTGAATAATTATGAGAAAGTATCATTTTTTATTCTTTTCATAGAGTTCATGTTGGTAGATGTCTGTTTTACAGTTAAAATATTAAATAAAAAAAGCTAAAATTAAAAAAAATAACAGGTTCGTAAAAAAAGTTATTTTTCAATAACGGAATAATAATTAAAATTGTACTTTTGCAAAAAATTTTAACGACCGTAAAAATTATATTTTATAACGATATGGTGATTTCAAGAAAACCACTTAGTTTAATTGTAGCTATCGCATTTTCGATACTACCATTTATTAGTACAGCTAACACGACTTCAGATAGCACATCAGTTGCTGTCGAACACGTACATGAATCTCATGTAGAAAATCATTCTAACCATGAAGGTTTATCACAAAAAGAAAAAGTAAATGCACA
It includes:
- a CDS encoding TonB-dependent receptor translates to MRKNFYYLLMTLCIMSVFQSNAQSKFKGVVKDNKERLSLFGATVSVLSPSSNVEEKTTVDFDGTFKISSVKAFGTIEISMHGYVTKVISFYKNQDDTIDLGTIYLEDNLVVEKDVIVTTSSIDVIKDRKTPISSSTMRNYEMREKVSNKDFIELTSQMPGVYTSRVGGGFGDSRINVRGFEQNNLSPMIDGIPVYDLEAGIVDWANISSMNDVATSIQLQRGLGASKLVNSSVAGTMNMILRNANHDKGGFLYNSVGNNGYRKFAGSYATGQLKNGFSANFLLSATSGDGYVKSTNFEAYSYYMALGYNKGKSDFQFKIFGSPQWHNQRVSDIALSNYVFQGNGTNEADTKYNRDWGYLNGKEYNTKVNFGHKPLGIFQWDLNVSDKTQISTKLYGSKGTSGHTNFSGGILGASGLDILDNNSQIDLNFINQYNSGNPAVFGGTTFMRDPNYNGQYVNSPFNGVFTDNNGNPVASNDSGLTLLSEITNQTFYGGILNLKTELAKNLSLNLGIDSRKTIYNKTRIVNDLFGASAYSIDFYDALNASTPGLWYSLNTSNTALPEPILDFTKKNLGATPVDYNYDAKIAYLGSYAQIEYDIWKLNLLAQGGFNRQFIERVDYSLIDDSKNATGELAIDGYNAKFGVNYNITRKHNIWANAGFVSRPPVFVTVYSGLNNDVNPNYKNEKFKSFEVGYGFRSRHLNLNLSAYSSTHDNAETPYYTPEAGNFGTTSGINRINKGIELDITAAPIRKVILNGTLSLGDWTYSSNAIFQNLAPTANGDLSEPSILYIEDHKIGGAPQLMASIGANYEVFSNFIFGSNLKYSDKMYASPSLERYDPAFYGEAFAFESPVRLPDFTVVDAFVSYRFKINVVNAIDLRLNINNFFNRKYISESNSSYQLDSIDPSTYNENSTSNPSFRDNGNIYRGIAGGNNAFFGLGRTWNFTARYEF
- a CDS encoding AtpZ/AtpI family protein; the protein is MNKKPNKWLSLITIPFQMGFTIFIAHYLGTYLDEKYQKTYYQEVCTLIGVILAIYYVVKQVIFLNKNDK